Proteins encoded in a region of the Haloglomus salinum genome:
- a CDS encoding KH domain-containing protein, translating to MQHVTIPQDRVGALIGEGGETMREIESRAEVRLDIDSETGSVRVETVGDPVKGLKGPDIVKAIGRGFSPEAALSLLGGDMRMLDLVDLRAATRNENDLRRQKGRLIGEDGRTRQLMAELSGAEVVIYGKTVGIIGEPEEVEVVRSAVEMILDGAPHGAVYSFLERKHNEMETKGIEYHEFPGGEAGGAEATGDPGEAEGGD from the coding sequence ATGCAGCACGTGACGATTCCGCAGGACCGCGTCGGCGCCCTCATCGGCGAGGGCGGGGAGACGATGCGGGAGATCGAGTCCCGTGCCGAGGTCCGCCTCGATATCGACAGCGAGACCGGCTCGGTGCGGGTGGAGACGGTCGGCGACCCGGTGAAGGGCCTGAAGGGACCGGACATCGTGAAGGCCATCGGTCGGGGCTTCTCGCCCGAGGCCGCGCTCTCGCTGCTCGGCGGCGACATGCGGATGCTCGACCTCGTCGACCTCCGCGCCGCTACCCGCAACGAGAACGACCTCCGGCGACAGAAGGGTCGTCTCATCGGCGAGGACGGTCGGACCCGCCAGTTGATGGCCGAACTCTCCGGCGCCGAGGTCGTCATCTACGGGAAGACCGTCGGCATCATCGGCGAACCCGAGGAGGTCGAGGTCGTCCGGTCGGCCGTGGAGATGATTCTCGACGGCGCCCCGCACGGCGCGGTCTACTCCTTCCTCGAGCGCAAGCACAACGAGATGGAGACCAAGGGTATCGAGTACCACGAGTTCCCGGGCGGCGAGGCCGGCGGTGCCGAGGCGACGGGTGACCCCGGCGAGGCCGAGGGCGGCGACTGA
- a CDS encoding cytochrome P450, giving the protein MNTEVRYPPGPRGLPVVGNTVDLSYDIFGFFEELRDEYGRIASYEVFGTEACMIAHPDAIQQVLLDSHEAFEKGEVLTRNLADAMGEGLFVTGGGQWQNQRTQVQPAFYRNRINTYVPEMRTTAEETVEQWRDGMVVDVNDRMTEMTIDVLGRTLFGVDVTENPVVSEASDAILARFDTSRFWSFLPDRLPTPTNRRYRQKTDELQQFVDDLARQRREQNPEHRGDDLLSILVEVVEASDLTREEFRDNMVTFLFAGHETTALGLTYTLLCLAQHPDEQAALRAEIDAACDENLTAKDLPKLEQTENVIDEALRLYPPVYMFFRETSQDVELQGYTIPEGTTLVLPQWAVHRDSAWWDDPETFRPERFADDDDDRPEYAYFPFGGGPRHCIGMRFARMEMKTVLATILNEYSFDLVSDPSPELIASTNLKPAEPIEIELEKC; this is encoded by the coding sequence ATGAACACGGAAGTGAGATATCCACCCGGTCCACGCGGATTACCAGTCGTCGGTAATACAGTTGATCTGAGCTACGATATCTTCGGGTTCTTCGAGGAGTTACGCGACGAGTACGGTCGCATCGCGAGTTACGAAGTATTCGGGACAGAGGCGTGCATGATTGCCCATCCCGACGCGATACAGCAAGTACTCCTCGACAGTCACGAGGCCTTCGAGAAGGGCGAGGTGTTGACCCGGAATCTCGCCGACGCAATGGGTGAGGGGTTATTCGTCACGGGAGGAGGTCAGTGGCAGAACCAACGGACACAGGTCCAACCAGCATTCTATCGGAATCGGATAAACACGTACGTTCCCGAGATGCGTACCACTGCGGAAGAGACGGTCGAACAGTGGCGTGACGGGATGGTCGTTGACGTGAACGACCGGATGACCGAGATGACGATAGACGTACTCGGACGGACATTGTTCGGCGTGGATGTGACGGAGAACCCGGTCGTCTCGGAGGCCTCGGACGCAATCCTTGCGCGCTTCGATACGAGCAGGTTCTGGTCGTTCCTTCCGGACCGTCTCCCAACGCCGACGAATCGGCGCTACAGGCAGAAAACCGACGAACTCCAGCAGTTCGTCGACGATCTGGCCCGACAGCGGCGGGAACAGAACCCAGAGCACCGTGGCGATGACCTGTTGTCGATCCTCGTGGAGGTCGTCGAAGCGAGTGACCTGACACGAGAAGAGTTCCGAGACAACATGGTCACGTTCCTCTTCGCAGGGCACGAGACGACTGCGCTCGGATTGACCTACACGTTACTCTGTCTCGCGCAGCACCCTGACGAGCAGGCTGCGCTCCGGGCAGAAATCGACGCCGCCTGTGACGAGAACCTGACCGCCAAGGATCTCCCCAAGCTCGAACAGACAGAAAACGTGATCGACGAGGCGTTACGCCTCTATCCGCCCGTGTATATGTTCTTCCGGGAAACCTCGCAGGACGTGGAGTTACAGGGGTATACTATTCCTGAGGGAACTACCTTGGTGCTGCCGCAGTGGGCCGTCCATCGCGATTCGGCGTGGTGGGACGACCCAGAAACGTTCCGCCCGGAGCGGTTCGCGGACGACGACGACGACCGCCCGGAGTACGCCTACTTCCCGTTCGGCGGCGGACCTCGTCACTGCATCGGGATGCGGTTCGCTCGTATGGAGATGAAGACGGTGCTCGCAACGATTCTCAACGAGTATTCGTTCGACCTCGTCTCCGACCCGAGCCCGGAGTTGATTGCCAGTACGAACCTCAAGCCCGCTGAACCGATCGAGATAGAACTCGAGAAATGTTGA
- a CDS encoding helix-turn-helix transcriptional regulator, protein MSSRALQHTHLVAAVFFLAAVLVLAVQLITPSPVVVSLGENGTQTSSIGEYFTYREVAVAVIAAVVCGASGMYLILHDQAYVAAEQNRSKSQGQPPLETTGGRATQPKRSDPSTTGSLPDEEQWEETLETLASHQETIYELLIEADGELPQQQLVDETDLSKATVSRTLDKLENRGLVERKRSGMGNTILIE, encoded by the coding sequence ATGAGTTCGCGGGCCCTCCAACACACGCACCTGGTAGCGGCGGTTTTCTTTCTCGCTGCCGTTCTCGTTCTGGCTGTCCAGTTGATCACCCCGTCCCCGGTTGTGGTTTCGCTTGGGGAGAACGGGACACAGACATCAAGCATTGGCGAGTACTTCACGTACCGCGAGGTGGCTGTTGCTGTGATTGCGGCCGTCGTTTGTGGAGCCAGCGGAATGTATCTCATTCTTCACGACCAGGCGTATGTGGCCGCCGAACAGAATCGTTCGAAGTCGCAGGGACAGCCACCTCTTGAGACAACCGGTGGTCGCGCCACGCAGCCGAAACGGTCTGACCCCTCGACAACAGGTTCACTTCCGGACGAAGAACAGTGGGAAGAGACACTCGAGACACTCGCGAGCCATCAAGAGACCATCTACGAACTGCTGATCGAGGCCGATGGGGAGCTGCCACAGCAGCAACTCGTCGACGAGACCGATCTCTCGAAGGCGACCGTCAGTCGAACGCTTGACAAACTAGAAAACCGGGGACTCGTGGAGCGAAAGCGGAGTGGGATGGGCAATACCATACTCATCGAGTAA
- a CDS encoding helix-turn-helix domain-containing protein: MGLVAEFGIDCPGLPLTGVAATVREATLTLDMQFNHGNRPLFLVTVQDGFQSKIEHALTEAYDVGEWTLVGQAGETRRYQVLPALSLEEQLGEYLDDLEGLEALATADAIIQRIDVRPDGWRQTGWFADRDAFNKFSSFWQRNADFRLHRLTQDGESEPPGDGLTDRQHEALRIAYELGYFEIPRQASLEDIAEELNLSPSSVSERLRRAQTQLIEETLATMWPALPN, translated from the coding sequence ATGGGACTCGTCGCTGAATTCGGTATCGACTGTCCGGGGCTGCCACTGACTGGAGTGGCGGCAACCGTTCGCGAAGCGACATTGACACTCGATATGCAGTTCAATCACGGAAACCGGCCGCTGTTTCTCGTTACCGTACAAGACGGATTCCAGTCGAAGATCGAGCACGCATTAACCGAGGCATACGATGTCGGAGAGTGGACGCTCGTTGGACAGGCTGGCGAAACTCGTCGATATCAGGTACTCCCAGCGCTCAGTCTGGAGGAGCAACTCGGTGAGTATCTTGACGATCTCGAGGGGCTAGAGGCCCTCGCAACGGCCGACGCTATCATCCAGCGGATCGACGTGAGACCGGACGGCTGGCGACAGACCGGTTGGTTTGCAGATCGGGATGCATTCAATAAGTTCTCCTCGTTCTGGCAGCGGAACGCTGACTTCCGGTTACATCGCCTCACACAGGACGGCGAATCCGAACCACCGGGCGACGGACTTACTGACCGCCAACACGAAGCGCTCCGGATCGCATATGAACTGGGTTATTTCGAAATCCCCCGGCAGGCATCCTTGGAAGATATTGCGGAGGAGCTGAACCTATCTCCGTCTTCTGTCTCCGAACGACTTCGCCGAGCACAAACCCAACTCATAGAAGAAACCCTGGCTACGATGTGGCCGGCACTTCCGAACTAA
- the lrpA1 gene encoding HTH-type transcriptional regulator LrpA1: MSAESTEDRILSVLEEDAQASYAEIADRAGVSKPTVRKYIDRLEEEGVIVGYSADVDPKKLSGQSIALVGLEVASESYVEATRALKALDAVEALYSSSGDHTLMAEVRAADGDALGEVIADDILAVDGIEEAHPSFLQERLK; this comes from the coding sequence ATGAGCGCAGAGTCCACGGAGGACCGTATCCTGTCCGTCCTGGAGGAGGACGCACAGGCCTCCTACGCCGAAATCGCGGACCGGGCCGGTGTCTCGAAGCCGACCGTCCGGAAGTACATCGACCGGCTGGAAGAGGAGGGCGTCATCGTCGGCTACTCGGCCGACGTCGACCCGAAGAAGCTCTCGGGGCAGTCTATCGCCCTGGTCGGCCTCGAGGTGGCCAGCGAGTCGTACGTCGAGGCGACGCGCGCCCTGAAGGCACTCGACGCCGTCGAAGCACTGTACTCCTCCAGTGGCGACCACACGCTGATGGCCGAGGTGCGCGCTGCCGACGGGGACGCACTCGGCGAGGTCATCGCCGACGACATCCTCGCCGTCGATGGAATCGAGGAGGCCCATCCCTCCTTCCTGCAGGAGCGCTTGAAATAG
- a CDS encoding class I adenylate-forming enzyme family protein produces MNFADYIDRAARDNAEQTAIAFPGAELTYRELQDQADRLADSLRTEGFEPGDKLALYAPNSPQLAVAVLACLKSGVHHLPLNLRFETEELVYVLEDAGASGILATDTFADAALSLQDKVDGLETAIVPEGYDEGLSLQALIEAGDAGGRNYPAKSDEVAGVMYTSGTTGKPKGVKHTHRNYIGNAMGFVEMYELGATTNTVTVAPCFHVAGLNITLTPTLVAGGTAGLLPEWDPEAYLEMLESVDAHYSFIVPTMMTDLLHLDSADDYDLSHMSAMIVGSAPVPKHAIEEFQERFGVTITEGYGMTETTPLAILNHPKDKKDGTIGRAYERLVDVKITDPATREELPPGEVGEITVRGETVTPGYHELPEVNAEAFDGDWLYTGDIGWVGEDGFYRIEDRIDDMIITGAENVYPAEVEDIVSQHPDVRDVAVIGTEHERLGEAVTAIVVPAGDELTEDDVIDHCRESDELANYKRPRVVRFVDELPKTETRKVDKVSLRDRFD; encoded by the coding sequence ATGAATTTCGCCGACTACATCGATCGCGCAGCTCGGGACAACGCAGAGCAGACAGCTATCGCCTTCCCTGGCGCCGAACTGACCTACCGGGAGTTGCAGGACCAAGCAGACCGTCTCGCGGACTCGCTGCGAACCGAGGGGTTCGAACCGGGCGACAAGCTCGCCCTCTACGCGCCGAACAGCCCCCAGCTCGCTGTCGCCGTCCTGGCCTGCCTGAAAAGCGGCGTCCACCACCTGCCACTGAACCTGCGCTTCGAGACGGAGGAACTCGTCTACGTGCTCGAAGATGCGGGGGCGTCGGGTATTCTTGCGACCGACACCTTCGCGGACGCAGCGCTCTCGCTTCAGGACAAGGTCGATGGACTGGAGACAGCGATCGTCCCGGAGGGATACGACGAGGGGCTCTCCCTCCAGGCCCTCATCGAAGCGGGCGACGCCGGCGGCCGAAACTACCCCGCAAAGAGCGACGAGGTGGCCGGTGTCATGTACACCTCGGGAACGACCGGGAAGCCGAAGGGCGTCAAGCACACCCACCGGAACTACATCGGCAACGCGATGGGCTTCGTCGAGATGTACGAACTCGGCGCCACCACCAACACCGTCACGGTCGCTCCGTGTTTCCACGTCGCCGGGCTGAATATCACCCTCACCCCGACACTGGTCGCTGGCGGCACGGCAGGCCTGCTCCCGGAGTGGGACCCGGAGGCGTATCTGGAGATGCTGGAATCGGTCGACGCCCACTACTCGTTCATCGTCCCGACGATGATGACCGACCTGCTCCACCTCGACTCGGCCGACGACTACGACCTGAGTCACATGTCGGCGATGATTGTCGGTTCGGCGCCGGTGCCGAAACACGCCATCGAGGAGTTCCAGGAACGGTTCGGCGTCACCATCACCGAGGGGTACGGCATGACCGAGACGACGCCGCTGGCCATCCTGAACCACCCGAAGGACAAGAAAGACGGGACCATCGGCCGGGCCTACGAGCGGCTGGTCGACGTGAAGATCACCGACCCGGCAACCCGGGAGGAGCTGCCACCGGGCGAAGTGGGAGAGATAACGGTCCGTGGCGAGACGGTGACGCCCGGCTATCACGAACTCCCGGAAGTGAACGCGGAGGCGTTCGATGGCGACTGGCTCTACACCGGTGACATCGGCTGGGTGGGCGAAGACGGGTTCTACCGTATCGAGGACCGCATCGACGACATGATCATCACCGGGGCAGAGAACGTCTACCCCGCGGAGGTGGAGGACATCGTCTCGCAACACCCGGACGTTCGCGACGTCGCCGTCATCGGGACCGAGCACGAACGCCTCGGTGAAGCAGTCACCGCCATCGTCGTCCCAGCCGGAGACGAACTGACCGAGGACGATGTCATCGACCACTGTCGCGAGTCTGATGAACTGGCGAACTACAAGCGGCCTCGGGTCGTGCGGTTCGTCGACGAGTTGCCCAAAACCGAGACGCGGAAGGTCGACAAGGTATCGCTGAGAGACCGATTCGACTGA
- a CDS encoding carboxymuconolactone decarboxylase family protein → MVELQTDYYAHAPEAIDGLDRIAEYLEESDIEPDLLELIKLRASQINGCGHCTELHFERLEELGEDSQRLSVLTAWDEVPYFSSREEAALAWTEEVTQISQEISESSYEKVHDEFSDEELVMITVAINFINFYNRLALCFRRPSDEEP, encoded by the coding sequence ATGGTTGAACTCCAGACGGATTATTATGCGCATGCACCAGAAGCCATCGACGGACTCGACCGAATTGCCGAGTACCTTGAGGAATCTGACATAGAGCCAGACCTACTCGAATTGATCAAGTTGCGTGCCTCGCAAATCAACGGCTGTGGCCACTGTACAGAGCTTCATTTCGAGCGGCTCGAAGAACTTGGAGAAGATTCGCAGCGACTATCGGTTCTCACAGCGTGGGATGAGGTTCCATACTTTTCATCTCGCGAGGAGGCAGCATTAGCTTGGACGGAGGAAGTCACACAAATTTCGCAGGAAATCTCTGAGAGCAGTTACGAGAAGGTACATGATGAGTTTTCAGATGAAGAACTGGTTATGATTACGGTCGCGATCAATTTCATCAACTTCTACAACCGACTCGCACTCTGCTTTCGCAGGCCATCAGACGAGGAGCCGTAA
- a CDS encoding alpha/beta fold hydrolase encodes MTTTETVDGTEIAYERYGDGQPLILLHGGMASRQYWNPVLPHFEEYAAVVPQRPGFGTCLDDQEETSAEEVLHRETQYVRTLVNAIDGEPILSGHSYGALTAVESATDTVVDAVVAYEPAALPEEYRTEANLAERMSDLLEEGDRREAVKRYIEDVLHPDGIDDLDAWLAEWPVWPGCVELAEEVVRMNRAVERYELPEALDVRVPVLVMTGTEGPAFLRESARSFHNALPHSRLVEFDGVSHSGPSEAPKRIAAEIDSFLVSSRNE; translated from the coding sequence ATGACGACGACAGAGACCGTAGACGGGACAGAGATAGCGTACGAACGATACGGTGACGGCCAACCACTGATCCTTCTCCACGGGGGGATGGCCTCTCGACAGTACTGGAATCCGGTCTTGCCGCATTTCGAAGAGTATGCCGCTGTGGTTCCGCAGCGACCGGGCTTCGGAACGTGCCTCGACGATCAAGAGGAGACAAGCGCGGAAGAAGTACTTCACCGCGAGACGCAGTACGTTCGCACACTCGTCAACGCGATCGACGGCGAGCCGATCCTCTCCGGCCACTCCTACGGTGCATTGACCGCAGTAGAGTCCGCGACAGATACAGTGGTCGATGCGGTCGTCGCATACGAACCGGCGGCACTCCCCGAGGAGTATCGCACGGAAGCCAATCTCGCCGAGCGGATGAGTGACTTGCTTGAGGAAGGTGACCGCCGGGAAGCCGTGAAACGCTACATCGAGGATGTGCTCCACCCGGATGGAATCGACGATCTCGACGCGTGGTTGGCAGAATGGCCCGTCTGGCCGGGATGCGTGGAACTCGCCGAAGAGGTCGTGAGGATGAACCGAGCCGTCGAGCGGTACGAGCTACCTGAAGCTCTCGACGTTAGAGTGCCCGTACTCGTGATGACCGGAACCGAAGGACCAGCATTCCTCCGAGAGAGTGCCCGTAGTTTTCATAACGCCCTCCCCCACAGTCGCCTCGTCGAGTTCGACGGCGTCAGTCACAGCGGTCCGAGTGAGGCGCCGAAACGAATTGCAGCTGAGATCGACTCGTTCCTTGTGAGCAGTCGTAATGAGTAG
- a CDS encoding amidohydrolase family protein → MTADILIHDAIVLTVDAENHLYRNGTVVVDNGAIREVRPSEPNDADAAADTVIDGRDRLVMPGLVNAHAHLELTALTGAFSEMGLGELFADMTALCEQLGRGRYEYLVEAGCDLAALNFIRSGITTTNAMDALPSRGAEAFGKAGLRGFFGPWISDLFWDIPEDEQFERARSFIEEYHGSYDGRIQATVCPHDDWSCSRDVWERTANLATEYPDLPVHTHLLELDASNTMARANDAEDSLALLEEVGLLNERLVAAHFRVADDDDTERMAANDASVAHCPSIFCYWEPDGETEWTPVPSLREAGTTVGLGLDDHYWHDSSDLLGEARQTRLAANLSFGTNQFHSMELIRMLTIDGARALGVGDEIGSIEPGKRADLIVLDLTDPKFAPKTNIPALVVNTATAGDVESTIVDGELLMHDNEVRSLDPGPICKRAETAVKRFGDDLGWEMDFDGSDPPSHLRTACDLPKRGPAHLVARLGLQHIKDKF, encoded by the coding sequence ATGACGGCAGATATCCTGATTCACGACGCGATAGTGCTGACCGTCGATGCAGAGAACCATCTGTATCGGAACGGGACAGTCGTCGTCGACAACGGGGCGATTCGGGAGGTTCGACCATCCGAACCGAATGACGCCGACGCGGCCGCCGACACCGTCATTGACGGACGCGACCGGCTCGTCATGCCGGGGCTGGTCAACGCCCACGCCCACCTCGAACTGACGGCACTCACCGGTGCGTTCAGTGAAATGGGCCTCGGCGAGCTGTTCGCCGACATGACCGCCCTCTGTGAACAGCTCGGTCGAGGCCGATACGAGTATCTCGTCGAAGCGGGCTGTGATCTCGCCGCACTAAATTTCATCCGGAGTGGTATCACGACGACCAATGCGATGGACGCGCTTCCGAGCCGTGGGGCTGAAGCGTTCGGTAAAGCCGGACTACGGGGCTTTTTCGGCCCCTGGATCAGTGACCTGTTCTGGGATATTCCCGAAGACGAGCAGTTCGAGCGCGCTCGCTCGTTCATCGAGGAGTATCACGGCAGCTACGATGGGAGGATTCAGGCGACGGTTTGTCCTCACGACGACTGGTCGTGCTCTCGGGACGTCTGGGAACGTACTGCTAATCTTGCAACCGAGTATCCCGACCTACCTGTCCACACGCACCTCCTCGAGTTGGACGCAAGCAACACGATGGCCCGGGCGAACGACGCTGAGGACTCACTTGCGCTGCTGGAAGAGGTCGGATTGTTGAACGAGCGTCTCGTCGCTGCCCACTTTCGCGTCGCCGACGATGACGATACCGAGCGGATGGCAGCAAACGACGCATCCGTCGCCCACTGCCCGTCCATCTTCTGTTACTGGGAACCGGATGGGGAAACCGAATGGACACCCGTGCCGTCGCTACGAGAGGCCGGTACAACAGTTGGACTCGGTCTCGACGATCACTACTGGCACGACTCGAGCGACCTGCTGGGCGAAGCCAGACAGACACGGTTGGCGGCTAACCTCTCCTTCGGGACAAATCAGTTTCACTCGATGGAGCTGATTCGGATGCTTACCATCGACGGAGCGAGGGCGCTTGGCGTTGGGGACGAAATCGGCAGTATCGAACCCGGAAAGCGCGCGGATCTTATAGTGCTGGATTTGACGGATCCCAAGTTCGCACCGAAGACGAACATCCCAGCACTAGTAGTGAACACGGCGACGGCCGGCGATGTCGAGTCAACGATTGTCGATGGCGAGCTACTCATGCACGATAACGAGGTCCGATCGCTGGATCCTGGTCCTATTTGTAAACGTGCAGAAACCGCTGTAAAACGGTTCGGCGACGATCTTGGCTGGGAGATGGATTTCGACGGTAGTGATCCACCGAGCCATCTGCGTACTGCCTGTGACCTCCCGAAACGGGGGCCAGCACATCTTGTAGCTCGTCTCGGTCTGCAACACATCAAGGATAAGTTCTGA
- a CDS encoding ABC transporter permease, which translates to MSGVTDEPGTIDEDPAKRASGNSSATDTRISFKRWLVKTSRNPYVTFTSLIQPIIFFVLMAEVLGAIAGGAVTQSVQSDVTYVTYLTPAIIIQSALAAAAVSGIGLVDDMETGMFDKTLISPMNRGAMFVGKALSEVVRIAAQTGIILGLGYLLLLLKSGTTAEQYLQTGVFGVLGIFTVTVIFGGVFMAYSNIVALVTRDREATVMIANLLTFPLLFISSAFLPLEVLPGWIQAVAVANPITYGVDAIRALMLGQDVMSVIEITSLGGLWNTVVPATVVLLGFNVVLGGIAIRLLKRASRAEVQ; encoded by the coding sequence ATGAGCGGAGTTACCGACGAGCCTGGCACCATCGATGAGGACCCGGCAAAGAGGGCATCGGGGAACAGTTCCGCGACTGACACGCGGATCAGCTTCAAGCGGTGGCTGGTCAAGACCTCCCGCAATCCCTACGTGACCTTCACGTCACTGATCCAGCCGATCATCTTCTTCGTCCTAATGGCCGAAGTCCTCGGCGCAATCGCTGGCGGAGCCGTGACCCAGTCGGTACAGAGTGACGTTACGTACGTGACGTATCTCACGCCCGCGATAATTATTCAGTCAGCGTTAGCAGCCGCTGCTGTCTCCGGCATCGGACTGGTAGACGATATGGAGACCGGCATGTTCGACAAGACGCTGATTTCCCCGATGAATCGAGGCGCCATGTTTGTCGGCAAAGCACTGTCGGAGGTAGTCCGAATCGCTGCTCAAACAGGTATCATCCTTGGGCTCGGATATCTCCTGTTGCTTCTCAAATCGGGTACAACCGCAGAGCAGTATCTCCAAACAGGAGTGTTCGGCGTACTCGGTATATTCACTGTGACCGTCATCTTCGGTGGGGTCTTCATGGCGTACTCGAATATCGTCGCGCTCGTTACACGTGACCGAGAGGCCACCGTGATGATCGCGAACCTCCTGACGTTCCCTCTTCTCTTCATCTCTAGTGCGTTTCTTCCATTAGAGGTCCTCCCTGGCTGGATTCAGGCAGTCGCAGTCGCCAATCCCATCACGTACGGTGTCGATGCGATCCGGGCGCTGATGCTCGGACAGGACGTAATGTCGGTCATCGAGATAACATCGCTCGGGGGACTCTGGAACACGGTCGTCCCTGCAACTGTGGTTCTTCTCGGGTTCAACGTCGTACTAGGTGGTATCGCGATTCGCCTTCTCAAGCGGGCCTCCAGGGCTGAAGTTCAGTAA
- a CDS encoding ABC transporter ATP-binding protein gives MVVQQAQHQSVSDTDSSAHQSAIVAEDVRVTYQDGTEAVRGVSLDVDSGEFFGFLGPNGAGKTTTIKTLVTLLHPTQGSVRINGYDTKNDPQAVRESIGYMAQETSIDFELTPRENLRVACRTYGVPRAERADRIEELLDLVDLRDVADKRAETFSGGMQKRLDTATVLVHRPPVVFLDEPTTGLDPEARLRVWNYFEKINEQGTTVFLTTQYLEEANELCDRLAILQDGQITHTGAPDALKSAVGTETVTLALEDPSEETRRCARNTVRQLNAIDAVAIERTPDGLTIEADNARSATSKLFTELAAADITITDFDIHSPTLDDVFLTLAGGEDVGESGSSTGTTRAQEVAR, from the coding sequence ATGGTAGTACAACAGGCACAGCACCAATCTGTGTCCGACACAGATTCCTCGGCACATCAATCAGCAATCGTCGCAGAGGATGTCCGTGTAACGTACCAAGATGGGACCGAAGCCGTCCGGGGCGTCTCTCTCGACGTCGACTCGGGCGAGTTCTTCGGGTTCCTCGGTCCGAACGGGGCCGGGAAGACGACCACTATCAAGACCCTCGTTACACTACTACATCCGACACAGGGGTCGGTCCGGATCAACGGCTACGATACGAAGAACGACCCCCAGGCCGTGCGCGAATCTATTGGCTACATGGCCCAGGAAACGAGTATCGACTTCGAGCTCACACCTCGTGAGAACCTACGTGTCGCGTGCCGGACGTATGGCGTTCCGAGAGCAGAGCGAGCGGATCGCATCGAGGAACTGCTCGATCTCGTCGACTTGCGAGATGTTGCGGACAAGCGGGCAGAGACGTTCTCTGGAGGAATGCAGAAGCGTCTCGATACCGCTACCGTCCTCGTCCATCGGCCACCCGTCGTGTTCCTCGACGAGCCGACGACTGGGCTCGACCCCGAGGCGCGACTCCGGGTCTGGAACTACTTCGAGAAGATCAATGAACAGGGAACGACGGTGTTTCTGACGACGCAGTATCTCGAAGAAGCAAACGAACTGTGTGACCGCCTGGCCATCCTCCAGGATGGGCAGATCACCCACACAGGAGCACCGGATGCCCTCAAGTCAGCTGTTGGGACGGAGACCGTCACACTCGCACTGGAAGATCCGTCAGAAGAGACCCGGCGCTGTGCGAGGAACACCGTCCGCCAACTCAATGCCATCGACGCGGTGGCTATCGAGCGGACTCCCGATGGCCTGACCATCGAAGCTGATAACGCCCGTTCGGCCACGAGCAAGCTCTTCACCGAACTTGCCGCGGCAGACATCACAATCACTGATTTCGACATCCATTCCCCCACGCTTGATGACGTCTTCCTCACACTGGCTGGGGGAGAGGATGTTGGTGAGAGCGGAAGCAGTACTGGGACCACGCGTGCCCAGGAGGTGGCTCGATGA